A single uncultured Methanolobus sp. DNA region contains:
- a CDS encoding transglutaminase domain-containing protein, translating into MKKSILLIFLVAILMFLVYAVSDGENDPSTSFSSVSLEENVSDNIKSEDTINAVPSNALSENIRMEPVPCIQQETADKKELKDFIQANPPETTGDLRVQEYVTPYADAVQDYLRDEDLDDADEIYEAAVSWIWVSDATLNNQPDGWLTPTEFLQDTPNFDSNPVPGEIVSDCTEQANTLASLLIGSGEYDEETLRVVMGQVTGSNINGGHAWIEVYEDGEWFPVDATVGPRYDDDLEEVVYPDNYEDIDFDYFRDENYSVTEIWYYYNNEYIIDVSSCTGNAPDNWYSVPSSYY; encoded by the coding sequence ATGAAAAAATCGATACTTCTTATTTTCCTGGTAGCAATACTGATGTTTTTAGTCTATGCTGTATCTGATGGGGAAAATGATCCAAGCACATCTTTTTCTTCTGTATCTCTAGAAGAAAATGTTTCAGACAATATTAAGTCAGAAGATACAATTAATGCCGTTCCTTCAAACGCTCTTTCAGAAAATATCCGAATGGAACCGGTTCCATGTATACAGCAGGAAACGGCTGACAAAAAAGAACTCAAAGATTTTATTCAGGCTAATCCTCCTGAAACGACAGGTGATTTACGGGTTCAGGAATATGTAACACCATACGCTGATGCTGTGCAGGACTATCTTAGGGATGAAGATCTTGATGACGCAGATGAGATATATGAGGCTGCAGTTTCATGGATATGGGTTTCTGATGCTACCCTCAACAACCAGCCTGATGGATGGCTCACTCCTACGGAGTTTCTGCAAGATACTCCGAACTTCGATTCAAACCCTGTGCCAGGTGAGATCGTAAGTGATTGTACCGAACAGGCCAATACTCTTGCATCGTTACTGATCGGCTCCGGTGAATATGATGAAGAGACCTTAAGGGTTGTTATGGGTCAGGTTACTGGCAGTAATATTAATGGCGGACATGCATGGATCGAAGTCTACGAGGATGGGGAATGGTTCCCTGTGGATGCCACAGTAGGTCCGCGCTATGACGATGACCTTGAGGAAGTGGTCTATCCCGACAATTACGAAGATATTGACTTCGATTACTTCCGGGATGAAAACTACTCTGTGACAGAGATCTGGTATTATTATAACAATGAATACATCATTGATGTAAGTTCATGCACTGGAAACGCACCTGATAATTGGTATTCTGTACCTTCCAGTTATTATTGA
- a CDS encoding DUF5655 domain-containing protein encodes MEEYMPLFQRNNGKLSLVKPHNFFNEKEMQNLIENNLEEIFNCRFIATEFSTGPIHGGRIDTLALSEENNPVIIEYKVVESSQLVNQSLYYLSWIKDHRGDFEIAVQQAFPEQNIEIDWSNVRVICIAPEYKKYDLHAVQMMGSNIELWQFRYFENGSLFFEEIYKKSVVYTGQTVEKFSNKNPIMVEAGKKAALTRSTGVYNIEEHVGKIEDSKKGLVFELKDYIVNLDDSVEEVPKKLYVAYKISQNFVCMEVHKTKILLYLKVNPKTLDYIPDICRDVTSIGHFGTGDFEITVKSEADLNVAKEFILLSFKNIGGN; translated from the coding sequence ATGGAGGAATATATGCCACTATTTCAACGAAACAACGGCAAACTGTCTCTTGTCAAGCCTCACAACTTTTTTAATGAAAAAGAAATGCAAAATCTCATCGAAAATAATCTTGAGGAAATATTCAATTGCCGTTTTATAGCAACAGAGTTTTCAACAGGCCCGATTCATGGTGGTAGAATTGACACTCTTGCTTTATCGGAGGAAAATAATCCCGTAATCATTGAGTATAAAGTAGTAGAGTCTTCTCAATTAGTAAACCAAAGTTTATACTATTTATCATGGATAAAAGACCATCGTGGAGATTTTGAAATAGCTGTTCAACAAGCATTTCCTGAACAAAATATTGAAATTGATTGGTCAAATGTCCGAGTAATTTGTATTGCTCCTGAATATAAGAAATATGACTTACATGCAGTACAAATGATGGGTTCTAACATTGAGCTGTGGCAATTCAGATATTTCGAAAATGGTAGTTTATTTTTTGAAGAAATTTATAAGAAATCAGTAGTTTACACGGGCCAAACTGTTGAAAAATTCTCTAATAAAAATCCTATCATGGTAGAAGCTGGGAAGAAGGCAGCACTAACTAGGTCTACAGGCGTTTATAATATAGAAGAGCATGTAGGCAAAATAGAGGATAGCAAAAAAGGACTTGTTTTTGAGTTAAAGGATTACATTGTTAATCTTGATGATTCTGTAGAAGAAGTGCCCAAAAAGTTATATGTAGCATATAAAATATCCCAGAATTTTGTATGTATGGAAGTTCATAAAACAAAAATTTTGCTTTATTTAAAAGTAAATCCTAAAACATTAGATTACATTCCTGATATTTGTAGGGATGTTACTAGTATTGGGCATTTTGGAACTGGAGATTTCGAAATAACAGTTAAGTCTGAAGCAGATTTGAATGTAGCTAAAGAGTTTATTTTGCTTTCGTTCAAGAACATTGGAGGGAATTGA
- a CDS encoding DUF1232 domain-containing protein: MGIITFILKAILKERFYKLQLHTKTLSIASKRSDLPIYTRLLAAFVTIYILSPIDLIPSFIPVIGVMDDIILIPLALILAIKMIPKPIMNECRHMAECELSPKSTSGSVS; the protein is encoded by the coding sequence GTGGGCATAATAACGTTCATCCTGAAAGCAATACTTAAAGAACGCTTCTACAAACTGCAATTGCACACAAAGACATTATCCATTGCCAGCAAACGCTCTGACCTGCCAATTTATACAAGGTTGCTTGCAGCTTTTGTCACTATCTATATTCTAAGTCCAATTGACCTCATTCCAAGTTTCATCCCTGTCATTGGTGTTATGGATGATATCATTCTGATTCCTCTGGCATTGATACTTGCCATCAAGATGATTCCCAAACCTATCATGAATGAGTGCAGACACATGGCAGAATGTGAACTTTCCCCAAAGTCCACTTCAGGTTCTGTCTCTTAA
- a CDS encoding winged helix-turn-helix domain-containing protein yields MSNEDKEQKRQEWYERVKKEGKLKRDPKEEHDAKLKTLQNPVRRNIIKSLNEKKMTFDELKAEFNLDSMPLKLHLGMLEDILFVEKEDDTTYIITPRGEDYLEAADTNTEPKDDLKKRWQQWHDKAEKEGKLKANPTEDHKAGLKAMQNPTRRHIVESLGEGKMTYDEVKAKFDLNDMQAKLNLDMLVDTLYIEKEGDTTYVLTPRGEAFLANVDHHHL; encoded by the coding sequence ATGTCAAATGAGGATAAAGAACAAAAAAGACAGGAATGGTATGAAAGAGTCAAAAAAGAGGGCAAGCTCAAAAGGGATCCAAAAGAGGAGCATGATGCAAAACTGAAGACCCTGCAAAATCCTGTCAGAAGGAACATCATCAAAAGCCTGAATGAAAAGAAGATGACATTCGACGAACTAAAGGCTGAGTTCAACCTTGACAGCATGCCGTTGAAGCTGCACCTTGGAATGCTTGAGGATATTCTGTTCGTTGAAAAAGAGGATGATACAACTTACATTATCACCCCACGCGGCGAAGACTATCTTGAAGCTGCGGACACCAATACTGAACCAAAAGATGACCTGAAGAAAAGATGGCAGCAGTGGCACGATAAAGCAGAGAAAGAAGGCAAGCTCAAGGCAAATCCCACGGAGGATCACAAAGCTGGTTTGAAAGCCATGCAGAATCCTACCCGCAGGCACATTGTCGAAAGTCTGGGTGAAGGAAAGATGACCTATGATGAGGTCAAGGCAAAGTTCGACCTTAACGATATGCAGGCTAAACTAAATCTCGATATGCTTGTGGATACGCTCTACATTGAAAAAGAGGGTGATACAACTTACGTTCTCACACCACGCGGTGAGGCATTCCTTGCGAATGTGGATCATCATCACCTTTAA
- a CDS encoding class I SAM-dependent methyltransferase, which yields MTSRDYVHGYSEREASRLSDQANTLEELLHSDTKYPAGSKVLEAGCGIGAQTVILSKNSPQAHITSIDISEDSLNLAKERAAREGVRNVEFRVENIFNLPFEDESFDHIFVCFVLEHLKEPVKALASLLRVLKKGGTITVIKGDHGSCFFHPETEDAVKAWNSLVEVQARLGGNSLIGRQVFPLIKKAGFSVVTVSPRMVYSDSSRTHMEEGFVRRTIIPMVEGVRESAIEMRVVDAETFDRGIEDLHRTATEYGTFNICSLKAWEENKEQR from the coding sequence ATGACCTCCCGCGATTACGTCCACGGCTACTCCGAAAGAGAAGCATCACGCCTCAGCGACCAGGCAAATACACTTGAAGAACTCCTGCACAGCGATACAAAATATCCTGCAGGAAGCAAAGTCCTTGAAGCCGGATGCGGCATCGGTGCACAGACAGTCATCCTCTCTAAAAATAGTCCGCAGGCACATATTACATCTATTGACATCTCAGAGGACTCGCTGAACCTCGCTAAAGAACGCGCTGCCAGAGAAGGTGTAAGGAATGTGGAATTTCGTGTGGAAAATATTTTCAACCTACCCTTTGAAGATGAAAGCTTCGACCATATTTTCGTCTGCTTCGTACTCGAACACCTCAAGGAACCTGTAAAAGCACTGGCAAGCCTGCTCAGAGTTCTCAAAAAAGGAGGAACAATCACAGTCATCAAAGGCGACCACGGCTCATGTTTCTTCCACCCCGAAACCGAAGATGCAGTTAAAGCCTGGAACAGCCTTGTTGAAGTTCAGGCAAGGCTGGGAGGAAATTCGCTCATTGGCAGACAGGTTTTTCCGCTTATCAAAAAGGCAGGCTTTTCCGTGGTCACAGTCTCACCACGCATGGTCTACAGTGATTCCAGCCGCACGCACATGGAGGAAGGATTTGTGAGAAGGACAATCATACCCATGGTTGAAGGTGTCAGAGAGAGTGCCATTGAAATGAGAGTTGTTGATGCTGAGACCTTTGACAGGGGAATTGAGGATCTGCACAGGACAGCGACTGAGTACGGGACTTTCAATATATGTTCTTTAAAGGCATGGGAAGAAAATAAGGAACAAAGATGA
- a CDS encoding 50S ribosomal protein L40e: MARFPEAENRILIKKICMDCNARNAVRATRCRKCGGKSLRMKSKESKGG, translated from the coding sequence ATGGCAAGATTTCCAGAAGCTGAAAACAGAATACTGATTAAGAAGATCTGTATGGACTGCAATGCTCGCAATGCAGTACGTGCAACAAGATGCAGAAAATGCGGCGGCAAAAGCCTGCGCATGAAGTCCAAGGAATCAAAGGGTGGCTGA
- the gatC gene encoding Asp-tRNA(Asn)/Glu-tRNA(Gln) amidotransferase subunit GatC yields MITKEEVEHVGWLARIEIDAKESDAYAEKLNSVLDYFGQLDEVDTEGVEPTYHVADIVNVFRKDEVTESMPQEEVLANTEHKQEGNFKAPKIM; encoded by the coding sequence ATGATCACTAAAGAAGAGGTAGAACACGTAGGCTGGCTCGCACGTATCGAGATCGATGCAAAGGAATCTGATGCGTATGCTGAGAAGCTCAACTCCGTACTGGACTATTTCGGGCAGCTTGATGAGGTCGACACTGAAGGCGTAGAGCCGACATACCACGTAGCGGACATTGTGAACGTGTTCAGGAAAGACGAAGTCACAGAATCGATGCCACAGGAAGAAGTGCTGGCAAACACCGAACACAAGCAGGAAGGAAACTTCAAAGCTCCGAAGATTATGTGA
- a CDS encoding methyltransferase domain-containing protein: MSKHENPWIDVEGEDIPATIKLDPVVFRYTRPDAHVLDVGCATGKVSIELASHEFSVTSIDINHDALEMTAKAATESDIPITPAFARATAVALPFTDGSFDVVIMQAFLTVVVTKDDRLTIVREACRVLKPDGYLYIADFGQTWHSQIYRERYLRDLPVTREEGSFLAYDEKTGEVAYTAHHFTEKELVFLLIESGFEVEFFKRDTFVTRTGNRVNGFVLVGKKS, from the coding sequence ATGAGCAAACATGAAAACCCGTGGATAGATGTTGAAGGCGAGGATATTCCGGCAACGATTAAACTTGACCCTGTCGTCTTCAGATACACTCGCCCCGATGCCCATGTTCTTGATGTTGGGTGTGCCACAGGAAAAGTGAGCATAGAACTGGCATCACATGAGTTTTCGGTTACAAGTATTGACATCAACCACGATGCTCTGGAAATGACTGCAAAAGCTGCCACCGAAAGTGATATTCCGATTACACCTGCATTTGCAAGAGCCACAGCCGTTGCTCTTCCATTTACAGATGGAAGTTTTGATGTTGTAATTATGCAGGCTTTTCTTACAGTTGTGGTTACAAAGGACGACCGCCTGACAATTGTACGTGAAGCCTGTCGTGTCCTTAAACCTGATGGCTATCTGTACATTGCAGATTTCGGACAGACATGGCATTCGCAAATCTATCGGGAACGTTACCTCAGGGATCTGCCGGTGACAAGGGAAGAGGGTTCATTCTTAGCTTACGATGAGAAGACTGGCGAGGTTGCATATACTGCCCACCATTTTACCGAGAAAGAGCTGGTGTTCCTGTTGATCGAGAGTGGGTTTGAGGTAGAGTTTTTCAAAAGAGATACATTTGTGACAAGAACAGGGAATCGGGTTAACGGGTTTGTTTTGGTTGGGAAAAAGAGTTGA
- the gatB gene encoding Asp-tRNA(Asn)/Glu-tRNA(Gln) amidotransferase subunit GatB — MVYENPDGVRIGLEVHVQLNKLNTKLFCGCSTKYHDSEPNTHVCPVCLGLPGSLPVINEKAVEYAIKIGLALNCSIVEQTQFHRKNYYYPDLPKGFQTTQYDFPIAGEGKIIIEGEDGERVIGITRAHMEEDPGRLQHMGSIDKSKGTLINYNRSGMTLIEIVSEPDMRSPKEARRYLDKLRSILDYLDVFDGDLEGAMRVDANVSVFMGERVEVKNISSFKGAERALLYEIMRQKNHIRRGGEITLETRHFDEARGVTLSMRTKETENDYRYFPEPDLVPLRVADRVPNVRETLPELPDAKRERFMEQYGLGETHARALTTEIKVANFFEEVAAKVDPKDAAVWVSDILKGELNYRELSIDAFTVEDIVAVVELVTGNKITEQSGVEIIRTVLDDGGKPLDIVEKKGLLKVEDDIVATAVEEAIAENPEAVADYLGGKEKSLNFIVGKVMQKTKGRADAREAREKVLAKLNE, encoded by the coding sequence ATGGTATACGAAAACCCTGATGGAGTAAGGATCGGACTTGAAGTTCACGTCCAGCTCAACAAGCTCAACACAAAGCTGTTCTGTGGATGTTCCACAAAATACCATGACTCCGAACCAAACACCCACGTATGTCCAGTATGCCTCGGACTTCCAGGTTCACTGCCTGTCATCAACGAAAAGGCAGTTGAATATGCAATAAAGATAGGTCTTGCACTTAACTGTAGCATTGTGGAGCAGACCCAGTTCCACAGGAAGAACTACTACTATCCTGACCTTCCAAAAGGATTCCAGACAACCCAGTATGATTTCCCGATAGCAGGCGAAGGAAAAATCATCATTGAGGGTGAGGACGGAGAACGTGTCATTGGAATTACACGTGCTCATATGGAAGAGGATCCTGGAAGACTTCAGCACATGGGAAGCATTGACAAGTCAAAAGGCACACTCATTAACTACAACCGTTCAGGAATGACACTTATCGAAATTGTCAGTGAACCGGATATGAGAAGCCCAAAGGAAGCAAGGCGCTACCTTGACAAGCTTAGAAGCATACTCGATTACCTTGACGTATTTGATGGTGACCTTGAAGGAGCCATGAGAGTGGATGCAAACGTTTCCGTATTCATGGGTGAGCGTGTCGAGGTTAAGAACATCTCATCATTCAAGGGAGCCGAGAGGGCACTTCTCTACGAGATAATGAGGCAGAAGAACCATATCAGACGTGGTGGCGAGATTACACTAGAAACCAGGCACTTTGATGAAGCCAGAGGCGTGACACTTTCCATGCGTACCAAGGAAACAGAGAATGACTACCGTTACTTCCCTGAACCTGATCTTGTACCACTCAGAGTGGCTGACAGAGTACCAAATGTGCGCGAGACACTGCCGGAACTTCCAGATGCCAAGAGAGAGCGCTTCATGGAGCAGTACGGCCTTGGAGAGACCCATGCAAGAGCACTCACCACTGAGATCAAGGTGGCAAACTTCTTTGAAGAGGTCGCAGCAAAGGTTGACCCGAAGGATGCGGCTGTCTGGGTTTCTGACATCCTAAAGGGCGAACTCAACTACCGTGAACTCAGCATCGATGCTTTCACAGTTGAGGACATTGTTGCTGTTGTCGAACTTGTGACAGGTAACAAGATTACAGAACAAAGTGGTGTTGAGATCATACGCACAGTCCTTGATGACGGTGGCAAGCCACTGGATATTGTCGAAAAGAAAGGTCTTCTCAAGGTGGAAGATGACATCGTTGCAACAGCGGTTGAAGAAGCAATTGCTGAGAACCCTGAAGCAGTGGCAGACTACCTTGGAGGAAAGGAAAAATCCCTTAACTTCATCGTGGGTAAGGTCATGCAGAAAACAAAAGGACGTGCCGATGCACGTGAAGCAAGAGAGAAAGTGCTTGCTAAACTGAATGAATAA
- a CDS encoding geranylgeranylglyceryl/heptaprenylglyceryl phosphate synthase, with amino-acid sequence MQVEEYLNKIAESEGTVHLTLIDPASQTPDQAAEIAHAAALGGTDAIMVGGSTGAGGVLLDQTLLKIKERTDKPTILFPGNASGVSKHADAIFFMSLLNSRDINYITTNQAMGAPVVYKSGIEPISMAYIIVEPGGTVGWVGDAKLIPKRKPELAVAYALAGKYLGMHYTYLEAGSGADSPVTPEMIGAVKHVLGDNKLIVGGGIRDGKTAKMCALAGADMIVTGTILEESSNVTAKIEELVSAIKN; translated from the coding sequence ATGCAAGTGGAAGAGTACCTTAATAAGATCGCTGAAAGCGAAGGTACAGTTCACTTGACACTTATCGACCCGGCATCACAAACCCCGGATCAGGCTGCAGAGATAGCTCATGCAGCTGCACTTGGAGGAACGGATGCTATAATGGTCGGTGGTTCCACTGGAGCCGGAGGAGTGCTGCTTGACCAGACGCTCCTTAAAATTAAAGAGAGAACAGATAAGCCTACAATATTGTTCCCGGGAAATGCATCAGGTGTCAGCAAGCATGCTGACGCTATATTTTTCATGAGCTTGCTCAATTCCCGTGATATCAACTATATCACCACCAATCAGGCAATGGGTGCTCCTGTCGTTTACAAAAGCGGGATTGAACCCATCTCCATGGCATATATAATAGTAGAACCGGGAGGAACTGTTGGTTGGGTCGGTGATGCAAAGCTCATACCAAAACGCAAACCAGAACTTGCAGTAGCATATGCACTGGCAGGGAAATATCTTGGTATGCACTATACCTATCTTGAAGCAGGATCTGGTGCAGACTCACCAGTTACACCGGAAATGATAGGTGCGGTCAAACACGTCCTTGGCGACAACAAACTTATCGTTGGCGGAGGAATCCGTGATGGAAAGACTGCAAAAATGTGCGCCCTTGCAGGAGCGGATATGATAGTTACAGGAACTATCCTGGAAGAGAGTTCCAACGTCACTGCCAAGATAGAAGAGCTGGTTTCAGCAATAAAGAATTAA
- a CDS encoding nitroreductase family protein translates to MTLIIVDQDLCTGCGICTKVCTTRIVELDEKSNIPQVQDANVLRCIKCGHCEVFCPSQALILNLRPDEKVILPAGVGDISTEEIGFYLKKRRSVRHFTKEPVSREKILEVLDIARYAASGTNGQPVQWLVIHDPERVRKIAGLTIEWMKSLVNTPHPMSGYVPSLIAAWENGNDVICRDAPHLLFAHIPEDNPIANVDAIIALTHFDITAPAFGIGTCWAGFVAAAASYYEPLQKELGFPSGRKSAYAILFGNPLYKIYGIPRRKPLEVMWQ, encoded by the coding sequence ATGACTCTCATTATTGTTGATCAGGATCTATGCACAGGCTGCGGTATTTGCACAAAAGTATGTACAACGCGTATAGTCGAGTTGGATGAAAAGTCAAATATCCCACAGGTGCAGGACGCAAACGTACTTCGCTGCATTAAATGTGGACACTGCGAGGTTTTCTGTCCATCTCAGGCGCTGATTCTAAACCTGCGCCCTGATGAGAAGGTAATTTTACCTGCTGGCGTTGGTGATATCTCAACTGAAGAAATCGGTTTCTATCTTAAGAAACGCAGGTCAGTAAGGCATTTTACAAAAGAACCTGTTTCAAGGGAGAAAATTTTAGAGGTTCTGGACATTGCCCGCTATGCTGCATCGGGAACCAATGGTCAGCCGGTTCAGTGGCTGGTAATTCATGACCCTGAAAGAGTCAGAAAGATTGCAGGACTAACAATCGAATGGATGAAGAGCCTTGTGAACACACCTCATCCTATGAGTGGCTACGTACCTTCACTTATCGCAGCATGGGAGAATGGAAATGATGTTATTTGTCGGGATGCTCCGCATCTGCTCTTCGCCCATATTCCTGAAGATAACCCGATTGCAAATGTTGATGCCATAATCGCTCTAACGCATTTTGATATCACAGCTCCTGCATTTGGAATAGGTACCTGCTGGGCTGGTTTTGTTGCTGCAGCTGCAAGCTATTATGAACCTCTTCAGAAAGAACTTGGCTTTCCTTCAGGAAGGAAAAGTGCCTATGCAATCTTATTTGGGAATCCTCTGTATAAGATATATGGTATTCCTCGCAGGAAACCCCTTGAGGTCATGTGGCAGTAA
- the gatA gene encoding Asp-tRNA(Asn)/Glu-tRNA(Gln) amidotransferase subunit GatA, translated as MAAWTDISGIRQKIADSSAEEVTASYLETIGKSRINGFTTVSDEAINTAREIDANGHEGPLAGVPIAIKENISTKGLSTTCSSKILQGYVPPYDAHVIEKLKAAGAVILGKTNMDEFAMGTSTESSYYGPTFNPWDMDRVPGGSSGGSAAVVAAGEVPVSLGSDTGGSVRCPAAYCGVVGLKPTYGCISRYGLISYANSLEQIGPLATNVADIATIMDVVAGYDNRDSTSINRENTYSDALKDDVKGMKIGVPEEYFGEGIDENVEKAVWDSISKFEDMGATYEKVSMPHTKYALASYYIIAMSEASSNLARFDGTRFGHRVDGDNWHVMASKTRAEGFGPEVKRRILLGTYALSAGYHDKYYLKALQVRTLVKQDFDRALDNVDVLMAPTMPAPAFKIGEKIDDPLSLYLADVNTVPINLAGVPSISVPCGLADGMPVGLQIIGKHFDENTIIKAAYSFEQNTDHNKARPPEVA; from the coding sequence ATGGCAGCATGGACAGACATTTCAGGCATCAGACAGAAAATTGCAGACTCTTCAGCCGAAGAGGTCACAGCCTCTTACCTTGAAACCATTGGCAAGAGCAGGATAAACGGATTCACCACAGTCTCTGACGAGGCTATCAACACAGCCCGCGAGATAGACGCAAACGGTCACGAAGGCCCTCTTGCAGGTGTGCCAATTGCAATCAAGGAGAATATTTCCACAAAGGGACTCTCTACAACCTGCTCATCAAAAATACTTCAGGGATATGTGCCACCATACGATGCACATGTCATTGAGAAGTTGAAGGCAGCAGGCGCAGTAATTCTCGGAAAGACGAACATGGACGAGTTCGCCATGGGAACTTCTACTGAATCAAGCTACTACGGACCAACATTCAATCCATGGGATATGGACAGAGTGCCAGGAGGTTCATCCGGTGGCAGTGCAGCAGTCGTTGCAGCAGGTGAAGTACCTGTGTCACTTGGTTCTGACACAGGAGGTTCAGTCAGGTGTCCTGCAGCATACTGTGGAGTGGTAGGACTTAAGCCAACCTACGGATGCATCTCAAGGTACGGACTTATCTCCTACGCAAACTCACTGGAGCAGATCGGTCCTCTTGCAACAAACGTAGCAGACATCGCAACCATCATGGACGTTGTAGCAGGTTACGACAACAGGGACAGCACATCCATCAACAGGGAGAACACTTACAGCGATGCTCTAAAAGACGATGTGAAAGGCATGAAGATAGGTGTTCCTGAAGAGTACTTCGGAGAGGGCATCGATGAGAATGTCGAAAAGGCAGTGTGGGACTCAATATCAAAATTCGAGGACATGGGAGCTACCTACGAGAAGGTATCCATGCCACACACCAAATATGCCCTTGCATCATATTATATTATAGCCATGAGCGAGGCATCATCAAACCTCGCACGTTTTGACGGAACAAGATTTGGACACCGTGTTGATGGAGATAACTGGCACGTCATGGCATCAAAGACCCGTGCAGAAGGCTTTGGTCCAGAAGTAAAACGCAGAATACTTCTTGGAACCTATGCACTTTCAGCAGGTTATCACGACAAGTACTATCTTAAGGCACTTCAGGTAAGGACACTTGTGAAGCAGGACTTTGACCGGGCTCTTGATAATGTTGATGTACTCATGGCACCAACAATGCCTGCACCTGCATTCAAGATTGGCGAGAAGATAGATGACCCACTTTCACTTTACCTTGCTGATGTCAACACAGTACCAATCAACCTTGCAGGTGTGCCATCTATCTCAGTTCCATGTGGACTTGCAGATGGAATGCCTGTGGGACTTCAGATAATTGGTAAGCACTTCGATGAGAACACGATAATCAAGGCAGCTTACAGTTTCGAACAGAATACCGATCACAACAAAGCCAGACCTCCGGAGGTGGCATAA